The genomic interval AAGTTACTATCCGCAAACAATTCAAGAGCCAACGAAATTTCTTTGGAACATTTTTGAATATAATCGGTAAACTGATCAATATATTTATCGGACGAATAAATTTGATGAATATCCATTAATGCCGTGAATTCTTCCATCCCATCAATCAAATCGTCAAGGTTCATCGTCAACTGCATAATGTCTTCACGTTCAATCGGCGTGATGAACACATGGTTCAGATGCTGAAGGATGCCATGCACTTTTTCATCTGCTTCCGTCTCATACTGTTTCATCGTCAACGCGAATTCCTGCAGTGTATTATCATCCTTCACCTTAAATGTAAGAAAATAGTCTGTCGCTTCACTAAGATGTTTAGCAAAGTCCACTAAATATGCTGTAATCTTGTCCGGCTTTTTATTAAAAATACCCATGTGCGACCCCCCAAATAAGATTTAAGCAAACATATAACTCGACTTCTACGCAAATTATTATACGCTTTTCCCATTCATATTGCATCCTTTAATACTACCTACTACTTAACTTAG from Lentibacillus cibarius carries:
- a CDS encoding DUF47 domain-containing protein; amino-acid sequence: MFNKKPDKITAYLVDFAKHLSEATDYFLTFKVKDDNTLQEFALTMKQYETEADEKVHGILQHLNHVFITPIEREDIMQLTMNLDDLIDGMEEFTALMDIHQIYSSDKYIDQFTDYIQKCSKEISLALELFADSNLKDMEKHAIQIKDYESKCDDLYRNSMKGLFQNEANPIKVIQYKEIYETLEQIADDYEDVANIMQSIIMKNA